From the genome of Halomonas sp. 1513, one region includes:
- a CDS encoding ATP-dependent DNA helicase — MNPLPEAQPCYRVAVRALCDFTARAGDLDHRFTPSPTAQQGIAGHQLIAERRGAGYESELSLRGEVVVGGARLVVSGRADGFDPAARRLEEVKTHRGSLARMGANQRALHWAQAKVYGALLCRARELERVELALVYLEIGSGQETRLTEPATASELEAFFVDQCQRFLAWAEQEAAHRRRRDAALSTLRFPHADFRRGQRELAEAVYKAAGTGRQLLLQAPTGIGKTLGTLFPMLAAMPRQGLDRTFFLTMKTPGRRLALEALRTLGVANAPEAGAGEAPPRMPLRVLELVARDTACEHPGKACHGDACPLARGFYDRLPAARQGAVECGRVLDRPTLRELALAHDICPYYLGQELVRWCDLTVGDVNHYFDTSALLFAATQAQEWRVAVLVDEAHNLVERARGMYSASLDQQRCNAVQRRAPPALAKPLGRVVRQWRELLAAESPADDEAPRLLEALPAGLVLALQQAVSAVGDYLAEHPSGEVDELQAFLFEALALCRLAESFADHSICLLTRRGRGRATLTLRNLIPADFLAPRLAASHTTVLFSATLSPADYYRDLLGLADDAVWWEVASPFDSTQLEVRLARHLSTRWRDREHSLDGLVAVIADQYRRAPGNYLAFFSSFAYLDAAQARLARDHPDIATRCQRRGMDETARQAFVDDFVAGGRGIGFAVLGGAFAEGIDLPGERLVGAFIATLGMPPLSADNEILKARLEARFGRGFDYAYRYPGLTKVVQAAGRVIRSPEDRGVVVLLDDRFGEADNLALLPAWWRSSGVPGD; from the coding sequence GTGAACCCGCTGCCGGAAGCGCAACCCTGCTACCGGGTGGCGGTCAGGGCGCTGTGCGATTTCACCGCCCGGGCCGGCGACCTGGACCACCGCTTCACGCCGTCGCCCACCGCCCAGCAGGGCATCGCAGGGCATCAGCTGATCGCCGAGCGGCGCGGGGCGGGCTACGAGAGCGAGCTGAGCCTGCGCGGCGAGGTGGTGGTAGGCGGGGCACGGCTGGTGGTGAGCGGCCGCGCCGACGGCTTCGATCCCGCCGCCCGGCGCCTCGAGGAGGTCAAGACCCACCGCGGCAGCCTGGCGCGGATGGGGGCCAATCAGCGCGCCCTGCACTGGGCTCAGGCCAAGGTCTACGGCGCCCTGCTGTGCCGCGCCCGCGAGCTCGAGCGGGTCGAGCTGGCGCTGGTCTACCTGGAGATCGGCTCGGGGCAGGAGACCCGTCTCACCGAGCCGGCCACGGCCAGCGAGCTGGAGGCCTTCTTCGTCGACCAGTGCCAGCGCTTCCTGGCCTGGGCCGAGCAGGAGGCCGCCCATCGCCGCCGCCGCGATGCCGCCCTGTCCACGCTGCGCTTCCCCCATGCTGACTTTCGCCGCGGGCAGCGCGAGCTGGCCGAGGCGGTCTACAAGGCCGCCGGCACCGGTCGCCAGCTGCTGCTGCAGGCCCCCACCGGGATCGGCAAGACCCTGGGCACGCTGTTTCCGATGCTCGCCGCCATGCCCCGCCAGGGGCTCGACCGCACCTTCTTCCTGACCATGAAGACCCCGGGGCGGCGCCTGGCGCTCGAGGCGCTGCGGACGCTGGGCGTTGCCAATGCCCCCGAGGCGGGGGCTGGCGAGGCGCCGCCGCGGATGCCGCTGAGGGTATTGGAGCTGGTCGCCCGCGACACCGCCTGCGAGCATCCCGGCAAGGCCTGCCACGGTGACGCCTGCCCGCTGGCGCGGGGCTTCTACGATCGCCTGCCGGCGGCGCGTCAGGGGGCGGTGGAGTGTGGCCGCGTGCTCGACCGGCCGACCCTGCGCGAGCTGGCGCTGGCCCACGACATCTGCCCCTACTACCTGGGCCAGGAGCTGGTGCGCTGGTGCGACCTGACGGTGGGCGACGTCAACCACTACTTCGATACCAGCGCGCTGCTGTTCGCCGCCACCCAGGCCCAGGAGTGGCGGGTCGCGGTGCTGGTCGACGAGGCCCACAACCTGGTCGAGCGGGCCCGCGGCATGTACAGCGCCAGCCTCGACCAGCAGCGCTGCAACGCCGTGCAGCGACGCGCACCGCCGGCTCTGGCCAAACCGCTGGGGCGCGTGGTGCGGCAGTGGCGTGAGCTGCTGGCCGCCGAGTCGCCCGCCGACGATGAGGCGCCGCGGCTGCTGGAGGCGCTGCCGGCGGGCCTGGTCCTGGCCCTGCAGCAGGCGGTCTCGGCGGTGGGTGACTACCTTGCCGAGCACCCCAGCGGCGAGGTCGACGAGCTGCAGGCGTTCCTGTTCGAGGCGCTGGCGCTGTGCCGGCTGGCGGAGTCGTTCGCCGACCACTCGATCTGCCTGCTGACCCGCCGCGGTCGCGGGCGTGCGACCCTGACGCTGCGCAACCTGATTCCCGCCGACTTCCTGGCCCCGCGGCTGGCCGCCAGCCACACCACGGTGCTGTTTTCGGCCACCCTGAGCCCCGCCGACTACTACCGCGACCTGCTGGGGCTGGCCGACGATGCGGTGTGGTGGGAGGTCGCCTCGCCGTTCGACAGCACACAGCTGGAGGTGCGCCTGGCGCGGCATCTCTCGACCCGCTGGCGCGATCGCGAGCATTCGCTGGATGGCCTGGTGGCGGTGATCGCCGACCAGTACCGCCGCGCGCCGGGCAACTACCTGGCGTTCTTCAGCAGCTTCGCCTACCTCGACGCGGCGCAGGCGCGTCTGGCCCGCGATCACCCCGATATAGCCACCCGCTGCCAGCGGCGCGGCATGGATGAGACGGCGCGCCAGGCCTTCGTCGACGACTTCGTGGCCGGTGGACGGGGGATCGGTTTCGCGGTGCTGGGCGGGGCCTTCGCCGAGGGCATCGACCTGCCCGGGGAGCGCCTGGTGGGCGCCTTTATCGCCACCCTGGGGATGCCGCCGCTAAGCGCCGACAACGAGATACTCAAGGCGCGCCTGGAGGCGCGCTTCGGACGCGGCTTCGACTACGCCTACCGCTACCCCGGCCTGACCAAGGTGGTGCAGGCCGCCGGCCGGGTGATCCGTAGCCCCGAGGATCGCGGCGTGGTGGTGCTGCTCGACGACCGCTTCGGCGAGGCCGACAACCTGGCGCTGCTGCCGGCCTGGTGGCGGTCGTCAGGGGTGCCGGGTGACTAG
- a CDS encoding nuclease, translating into MNSTWPAPPAAAPLDDPRYYLANFRCVLEWVAARYADLLSDAERAFIRGVGDLPTPSQALLARMVMRRGEHFRVARLAYAEIGDTAAALAPLIAAGWVEEEPLLSLDELFRHWRLAELRAALADEMRAAGLPAATGKARLREALAVRLSEPRRLGEWWPAAPDRIVRITCMAHCERLRLMFFGNLRQDWADFVLAELGMQRYEQVPLDPASRAFQRRAEVDAYLQLHRLRERLEAGEAAAALWPEVVSNAADDVWDSHWLATRRARLLFQLGREAERHANPELALEAYAAASGDPGGGGEARIRRLRLLERRGAWREALTLAEAQPPLSEAEGQALARLQPRLRRRLGLACEPAPPAPAIEQWTLTLPGPAASVEGAVRDHLQDPNAPVHYVENTLIGGLFGLLCWEAIFAPLPGAFFHPFQRGPADLRREDFVRRRRERFAACLAQLHDGRYRATIRRHWHAKHGLASPFVDWQALDETLLERALAWLPAAHLARLFERLLQDIGANRAGLPDLIQFLPEAPQGPRYRLIEVKGPGDRLQDNQRRWLAYFHAHDIPAVVCQVRWRDAS; encoded by the coding sequence ATGAACAGTACATGGCCCGCGCCACCGGCGGCGGCTCCCCTCGATGACCCGCGCTACTACCTGGCCAATTTCCGCTGCGTGCTGGAATGGGTGGCGGCGCGCTACGCTGACCTGCTGAGCGATGCCGAGCGCGCCTTTATCCGCGGCGTCGGCGACCTGCCGACGCCCTCCCAGGCACTGCTGGCGCGCATGGTGATGCGCCGCGGCGAGCACTTTCGCGTCGCGCGGCTGGCCTATGCCGAGATCGGTGACACCGCTGCCGCCCTGGCGCCGCTGATCGCCGCCGGCTGGGTGGAGGAGGAGCCGCTGCTGTCCCTCGACGAGCTGTTTCGCCACTGGCGCCTTGCCGAGCTGCGCGCGGCGCTGGCCGACGAGATGCGCGCCGCAGGCCTGCCCGCCGCAACCGGCAAGGCGCGATTGCGCGAGGCGCTGGCCGTGCGGCTGAGCGAGCCGCGCCGGCTCGGCGAGTGGTGGCCCGCGGCGCCGGACCGCATCGTGCGCATCACCTGCATGGCCCACTGCGAGCGACTGCGGCTGATGTTCTTCGGCAACCTGCGCCAGGACTGGGCCGACTTCGTGCTTGCCGAACTCGGCATGCAGCGCTACGAGCAGGTGCCGCTGGATCCTGCCTCACGCGCCTTTCAGCGGCGTGCCGAGGTCGACGCCTATCTACAGTTGCACCGCCTGCGCGAGCGCCTCGAGGCCGGCGAGGCCGCCGCAGCGCTGTGGCCTGAGGTGGTCTCGAACGCTGCGGATGACGTCTGGGACAGCCACTGGCTGGCCACGCGGCGCGCCCGGCTGCTGTTCCAGCTGGGCCGCGAGGCGGAGCGACACGCCAACCCTGAGCTGGCCCTCGAGGCCTACGCTGCGGCGAGCGGCGACCCAGGCGGCGGCGGTGAGGCGCGCATCCGTCGCCTGCGGCTGCTGGAGCGGCGCGGCGCCTGGCGCGAGGCGCTGACCCTGGCCGAGGCTCAGCCGCCGCTCAGCGAGGCTGAGGGCCAGGCCCTGGCACGACTGCAGCCGCGCCTGCGCCGGCGGCTGGGGCTGGCCTGTGAGCCAGCGCCGCCGGCGCCTGCCATCGAGCAGTGGACGCTGACGCTGCCGGGGCCCGCCGCGAGCGTGGAGGGCGCCGTGCGCGACCACCTGCAGGACCCGAATGCGCCGGTCCACTACGTCGAGAATACGCTGATCGGCGGGCTCTTCGGGCTGCTGTGCTGGGAGGCGATCTTCGCCCCGTTGCCCGGCGCCTTCTTCCACCCCTTCCAGCGCGGGCCGGCCGACCTGCGCCGCGAGGACTTCGTCAGGCGTCGCCGCGAGCGTTTCGCGGCCTGCCTGGCACAGCTGCACGATGGTCGCTATCGCGCCACCATTCGCCGCCACTGGCACGCCAAGCACGGCCTGGCGTCACCCTTCGTCGACTGGCAAGCGCTCGACGAGACGCTGCTGGAGCGCGCCCTGGCGTGGCTGCCGGCGGCGCACCTGGCGCGGCTGTTCGAGCGCCTGTTGCAGGATATCGGCGCCAACCGCGCCGGCCTGCCTGACCTGATCCAGTTCCTGCCCGAGGCGCCCCAGGGCCCGCGCTACCGGCTGATCGAGGTCAAGGGGCCCGGCGACCGCCTGCAGGACAACCAGCGTCGCTGGCTGGCCTACTTTCATGCCCACGACATCCCCGCGGTGGTGTGCCAGGTGCGCTGGCGGGATGCGTCGTGA
- a CDS encoding peptidase aspartic, CHP02281, whose translation MDDQGRGVRRTGLGMMLLFWLLVLAMGSWWFQGVLDERRNPNAGLVHMTEGDEPVALTRNASGHFVATGRINGEPVEFLLDTGATYIAVSSELAEQLDLEAGRTASFQTANGRVDGFITELDRVSLGGLTARQVRGSINPGMEGDRALLGMSFLNRFDIQISGDQMVLSRPEP comes from the coding sequence ATGGATGATCAGGGCAGAGGCGTGCGACGCACCGGGCTCGGCATGATGCTGCTGTTCTGGCTGCTGGTGCTGGCGATGGGCAGCTGGTGGTTCCAGGGCGTGCTCGATGAACGCCGTAATCCCAATGCCGGCCTGGTGCACATGACCGAGGGTGATGAGCCGGTGGCGCTGACCCGCAATGCCTCGGGGCACTTCGTCGCCACCGGGCGCATCAACGGCGAGCCGGTGGAGTTCCTGCTCGACACCGGGGCGACCTACATTGCAGTGTCCAGCGAGCTGGCCGAGCAGCTGGATCTCGAGGCCGGCCGCACCGCCAGCTTCCAGACCGCCAACGGCCGCGTCGACGGCTTTATCACCGAACTCGACCGTGTCAGCCTGGGCGGCCTCACCGCCCGCCAGGTGCGCGGTTCGATCAATCCCGGCATGGAGGGTGACAGGGCTCTGCTGGGCATGAGCTTTCTCAACCGCTTCGATATCCAGATCAGCGGCGATCAGATGGTGCTCAGCCGTCCCGAGCCCTGA
- a CDS encoding FMN-binding protein: protein MTDTALPADAWDAATLYRLFTGSIAPRPIAWVSSVDAAGTANLAPFSFFNVASVAPPVLVFSPLLDGQGEAKDTLNNLEAVPECVIHIGGEALAEALNATSASLAPEQDEFEHAGLTKTAMPSLQVPRIASAPVAFGCRVRDVMHFGEGPLAGNLVIAEVVAIHADPAVWNGRHVDLDALKPIGRLAGSDYLRASDRFALKRPA from the coding sequence GTGACCGATACCGCCCTGCCCGCCGATGCCTGGGATGCCGCCACGCTCTATCGCCTGTTTACCGGCAGCATCGCACCGCGCCCGATCGCCTGGGTCTCCAGCGTGGACGCCGCTGGCACCGCTAACCTGGCGCCCTTCTCGTTCTTCAACGTGGCCAGCGTCGCGCCGCCGGTGCTGGTGTTCTCGCCGCTGCTCGACGGTCAGGGCGAGGCCAAGGACACCCTCAACAACCTCGAGGCAGTGCCCGAGTGCGTGATCCATATCGGCGGCGAGGCGCTCGCCGAGGCCCTCAACGCCACCAGCGCCAGCCTGGCACCGGAGCAGGACGAATTCGAGCATGCCGGGCTGACCAAGACCGCCATGCCGTCCCTGCAGGTACCGCGCATCGCCAGCGCGCCGGTCGCCTTCGGCTGTCGGGTACGCGACGTCATGCATTTCGGCGAAGGCCCCCTGGCCGGCAACCTGGTGATCGCCGAGGTGGTGGCGATCCACGCCGACCCGGCGGTGTGGAACGGCCGCCACGTCGATCTCGACGCCCTCAAGCCGATCGGCCGCCTGGCGGGCAGCGACTACCTGCGCGCCAGCGACCGCTTCGCGCTCAAGCGTCCGGCCTGA
- a CDS encoding MFS transporter: MSHTGVVPRTRASRKEILGWAMFDFANQAYTLLIITVVFGELFTTVIVGDRGDDYRLANLLWSLALALSYLMVVISGPLCGAAMDYSASKKRFLFASYLATIATTAMLYFVAPGYVLLGFLLITLSNYAYSMGESFIAAFLPDLGPPRDLGKISGFGWALGYVGGLFAAGFTLVVLGEATAENFERIRWVGPFAAGFFLVTAIPTFLWLKERGSPQALPAGMTYYRIARERVAETLHDLRRFRDLGVFLVSLLFSMAGVYIIIAFAFIYGAQVIGWDESIRNIMFIIVQITAAAGALGFGMIQDRIGAKVTYIGTLLLWVAAIFAIWATPELTAWLNAQWGLDWEAQHLFLVVGCLAGLSLGSSQSASRALVGLFSPLEKSAEFFGFWGLANKLAGVFGIICLGLLQSVVGLQASILLCAGLFIVAILICLMVNQARGQRVAEQWQASAG; this comes from the coding sequence ATGAGCCATACCGGCGTCGTGCCCCGCACGCGGGCCTCGCGCAAGGAGATACTGGGCTGGGCGATGTTCGACTTCGCCAACCAGGCCTACACCCTGCTGATCATCACCGTGGTGTTCGGCGAGCTGTTCACCACGGTGATCGTCGGCGACCGCGGTGACGACTATCGCCTGGCCAACCTGCTGTGGAGCCTGGCGCTGGCGCTGAGCTATCTGATGGTGGTGATCAGCGGGCCGCTGTGCGGCGCGGCGATGGACTACTCGGCGAGCAAGAAGCGCTTCCTGTTCGCCAGCTATCTGGCCACCATCGCCACCACCGCGATGCTCTACTTCGTGGCACCCGGCTATGTGCTGCTGGGCTTCTTGCTGATCACCCTATCCAACTACGCCTACTCGATGGGCGAGTCATTCATCGCCGCCTTCCTGCCCGACCTCGGCCCGCCGCGGGATCTGGGCAAGATCTCCGGCTTCGGCTGGGCGCTGGGCTACGTCGGCGGCCTGTTCGCCGCCGGTTTCACGCTGGTGGTGCTGGGCGAGGCCACTGCCGAGAACTTCGAGCGTATCCGCTGGGTGGGGCCTTTCGCCGCGGGTTTCTTCCTGGTCACGGCGATTCCCACCTTCCTGTGGCTCAAGGAGCGCGGCTCGCCCCAGGCGCTGCCCGCCGGCATGACCTACTACCGCATTGCCCGCGAACGCGTTGCCGAGACGCTGCATGACCTGCGCCGCTTTCGCGACCTGGGCGTGTTCCTGGTGTCGCTGCTGTTCTCGATGGCCGGGGTCTATATCATCATCGCCTTCGCCTTCATCTACGGCGCCCAGGTGATCGGCTGGGACGAGTCGATCCGCAATATCATGTTCATCATCGTGCAGATCACCGCTGCCGCCGGGGCGCTGGGCTTCGGCATGATCCAGGATCGGATCGGCGCCAAGGTGACCTACATCGGCACCCTGCTGCTGTGGGTGGCGGCGATCTTTGCCATCTGGGCGACCCCGGAGTTGACCGCCTGGCTCAACGCCCAGTGGGGGCTCGACTGGGAGGCGCAGCATCTGTTCCTGGTGGTCGGCTGCCTGGCGGGGCTCAGCCTGGGGTCGAGCCAGTCGGCCAGCCGCGCCCTGGTGGGGCTGTTCTCGCCGCTGGAGAAGTCGGCGGAGTTCTTCGGCTTCTGGGGGCTGGCCAACAAGCTGGCCGGAGTCTTCGGCATCATCTGCCTGGGGCTGCTGCAGTCGGTGGTCGGCCTGCAGGCCTCGATCCTGCTCTGCGCGGGGCTGTTCATCGTCGCCATCCTGATCTGCCTGATGGTCAACCAGGCTCGCGGGCAGCGGGTCGCCGAGCAGTGGCAGGCGTCAGCCGGGTGA
- a CDS encoding GGDEF domain-containing protein yields MRRSLTAKQAGLTLLIAFLLSIVAGALELASDVRTLRHEVREQTEYSLQLVNGTASEAAFQLNPDLAAQVIDGLFAAGNVQQVVIRDDFERVMASRELSRDSRAGWLIERLFGDILHYRTSLDYDLGQGGPTSSVGDIELRLALDSVGSAFVERSRVVFLLSVLKAFAIAALVVAVFHAFITRPLLKVHTAIAATDPRRPGEWPKPALGHHHNDELGELVESLDELLNAFQRGLEQRDQLHQISTLDGLTGIANRRCFDDVYAARWERSRLEGTPLAVIFLDIDHFKAYNDHFGHAMGDDTLRALAKALAGVVTRPGDLVARYGGEEFVCVLANTDLDAARQVAERIRQAIHALALPHAEAECVTASIGIASAVPADGSLTRDQLLEIADRRLYRAKHAGRDRIVTAEPQA; encoded by the coding sequence ATGCGCCGCAGCCTCACCGCCAAGCAGGCCGGCCTGACGCTACTGATCGCCTTCCTGCTGAGCATCGTCGCCGGCGCCCTGGAGCTTGCCTCCGACGTGCGCACCCTACGCCACGAGGTCCGCGAACAGACCGAATACAGCCTGCAGCTGGTCAACGGCACCGCGTCCGAGGCCGCCTTCCAACTCAATCCCGATCTGGCCGCACAGGTCATCGACGGGCTGTTCGCCGCCGGCAACGTCCAGCAGGTGGTGATCCGCGATGACTTCGAGCGGGTCATGGCCAGTCGCGAGCTGAGCCGCGACAGCCGAGCCGGCTGGCTGATCGAGCGACTGTTCGGCGATATCCTGCACTATCGGACCAGCCTCGACTACGACCTCGGCCAGGGCGGCCCGACCAGCAGCGTGGGAGATATCGAGTTGCGCCTGGCGCTGGACAGCGTGGGCAGCGCCTTCGTCGAACGCAGCCGGGTGGTGTTCCTGCTCAGCGTGCTCAAGGCGTTCGCCATCGCTGCGCTGGTGGTCGCGGTGTTCCATGCCTTTATCACCCGGCCGCTGCTCAAGGTGCATACGGCGATTGCCGCCACCGACCCACGGCGCCCCGGCGAGTGGCCGAAACCGGCGCTTGGCCATCATCACAACGACGAACTGGGCGAGCTGGTGGAGAGTCTCGACGAGCTGTTGAACGCCTTTCAACGCGGGCTCGAACAGCGTGACCAGCTGCACCAGATCTCGACCCTCGACGGGCTCACCGGCATCGCCAACCGGCGCTGCTTCGATGACGTCTACGCGGCCAGATGGGAAAGGAGCCGCCTCGAGGGTACGCCGCTGGCGGTGATCTTCCTCGATATCGATCACTTCAAGGCCTACAACGACCACTTCGGCCACGCCATGGGCGACGACACCCTGCGTGCCCTGGCCAAGGCCCTTGCCGGGGTCGTCACACGCCCCGGGGACCTGGTGGCGCGCTACGGCGGCGAAGAGTTCGTCTGCGTACTGGCCAATACCGATCTCGACGCCGCACGACAGGTCGCCGAGCGCATTCGCCAGGCGATCCATGCCCTCGCCCTGCCCCACGCCGAGGCCGAGTGCGTCACCGCCAGCATCGGCATCGCCAGCGCCGTGCCGGCCGACGGCAGCCTGACCCGCGACCAGCTGCTGGAGATCGCCGACCGACGGCTATATCGCGCCAAGCACGCCGGCCGCGACCGCATCGTCACCGCTGAACCGCAGGCATGA
- a CDS encoding VOC family virulence protein, translated as MLAIEGLDHLVLRVVDLDAMRRFYCEVLGCEVARDKPAIGLLQLRAGDALIDLVPVDGPLGREGGAAPGREGRNLAHFCLRLSRFDAAELSAYLAANGVEPGEVKTRFGARGDGPSLYIDDPEGNTVELKGPPDTA; from the coding sequence ATGCTTGCCATTGAAGGGCTCGATCATCTGGTGCTGCGGGTCGTCGACCTCGACGCCATGCGCCGCTTCTACTGCGAGGTGCTGGGCTGCGAGGTGGCCCGCGACAAGCCGGCGATCGGGCTGCTGCAGCTGCGCGCCGGCGATGCGCTGATCGACCTGGTGCCGGTGGACGGGCCGCTGGGCCGCGAGGGTGGGGCTGCCCCAGGCCGCGAGGGTCGTAACCTGGCGCACTTCTGCCTGCGCCTGTCGCGCTTCGATGCCGCCGAACTGAGCGCTTATCTGGCCGCTAACGGCGTCGAGCCGGGCGAGGTCAAGACCCGCTTCGGCGCCCGCGGCGATGGCCCGTCACTGTATATCGACGATCCCGAAGGCAATACCGTCGAGCTCAAGGGGCCGCCCGACACGGCCTAG
- a CDS encoding toxic anion resistance protein yields MSEQDPQRSPLSLPPLAEIERELDEADALETDSGVEQASADPELESMAAAFVDDVLADDADADLARKRRAVDEMGRELQQQAAHQSAMLQTPLRKLAHQGDDGGPVAQALVDLRGRMQSLDPSQHRLAASPLDRVLALVPGAGSRLQRYFRKFENAQQALDAIIADLESGRDMLNRDNITLGDDQEALRASLSQLNRQVELGRLIDTRLQRAIARRDESDEQRRFVEEELLFPLRQRIVDLQQQQAVSQQGVLALEVIIRNNRELMRGVDRAINVTVSALTVAVTVALAMANQRLVLDRVEALNTTTSQMIGGTAKALRQQGVDIQTRASSAMLDMQTLEESFGEVMGAIDDLSRYRREALPALDAQIDRLAQLAEQGGAAVSRYQRGNRAQPGDDASPDGR; encoded by the coding sequence ATGAGCGAGCAAGACCCGCAGCGTTCACCGCTTTCGCTACCGCCGCTGGCCGAGATCGAGCGGGAGCTCGACGAAGCGGACGCCCTCGAGACCGACTCCGGTGTCGAGCAGGCCTCCGCCGACCCCGAGCTCGAATCCATGGCCGCGGCCTTCGTCGACGACGTGCTGGCCGACGACGCCGATGCCGACCTGGCGCGCAAGCGCCGCGCGGTGGACGAGATGGGACGCGAGCTGCAGCAGCAGGCCGCCCACCAGAGCGCCATGCTGCAGACCCCGCTGCGCAAGCTGGCCCACCAGGGCGATGATGGCGGCCCGGTGGCCCAGGCGCTGGTCGACCTGCGCGGGCGTATGCAGAGCCTCGACCCCTCACAGCACCGGCTGGCGGCGAGTCCGCTGGACCGCGTGCTGGCGCTGGTGCCGGGGGCCGGCAGCCGCCTGCAGCGCTACTTCCGCAAGTTCGAGAACGCCCAGCAGGCGCTGGACGCGATCATCGCCGACCTCGAGAGCGGTCGCGACATGCTGAACCGCGACAACATCACGCTGGGCGACGACCAGGAGGCGCTGCGCGCCTCGTTGAGCCAGCTCAATCGCCAGGTCGAACTGGGGCGGCTGATCGATACGCGGTTGCAGCGGGCCATCGCCCGCCGCGACGAGAGCGACGAGCAGCGGCGCTTCGTCGAGGAGGAGCTGCTGTTTCCGCTGCGCCAGCGCATCGTCGACCTGCAGCAGCAGCAGGCGGTGAGCCAGCAGGGTGTGCTGGCGCTGGAAGTTATCATCCGCAACAACCGCGAGCTGATGCGCGGCGTCGACCGGGCCATCAACGTCACCGTCTCGGCGCTGACGGTGGCGGTCACGGTGGCGCTGGCGATGGCCAACCAGCGGCTGGTGCTGGACCGCGTCGAGGCGCTCAATACCACCACCTCGCAGATGATCGGCGGTACCGCCAAGGCGCTGCGTCAGCAGGGCGTCGACATCCAGACCCGTGCGTCGTCGGCGATGCTCGACATGCAGACGCTGGAAGAGTCGTTCGGTGAGGTGATGGGCGCCATCGACGACCTGTCGCGCTACCGGCGCGAGGCGCTGCCCGCCCTCGACGCCCAGATCGACCGCCTGGCGCAACTGGCCGAGCAGGGCGGGGCGGCGGTATCGCGCTATCAGCGCGGTAACCGTGCCCAGCCCGGCGACGACGCCAGCCCGGACGGCCGCTGA
- a CDS encoding cobyrinic acid a,c-diamide synthase, producing MLGFLQGFSYGLFMTCLPWLLVGLANPRLAVPLASPNRWQVIARYCLLFPFVSVLLWLTSLWGGFSPSLLGWLAGLGAIAVSLPLERRLRGWWARRGERRRQAQLAREAERQRAEQERSAYEAGVAVLDPARPPADADDLVRSLCAAKQRLLDVHRPDLAIQADRLYSRYRHVMGVLGGRFERGELAFERSRELVSEVCLGAVDNLTSMASQASGVVGVDEAFVRRRLAKQAQLSVEERVALKRRLELLESTERRLKQLAARNESALTVLDDTAVAMARIETQRPQASRGTDLALEELRRFVERAERYGRSGD from the coding sequence ATGCTGGGATTTCTGCAGGGGTTTTCCTATGGACTGTTCATGACCTGCCTGCCGTGGCTGCTGGTGGGGCTGGCCAATCCGCGTCTGGCGGTGCCGCTGGCCTCGCCCAACCGCTGGCAGGTCATCGCCCGCTACTGCCTGCTGTTCCCGTTCGTGAGCGTGCTGCTGTGGCTGACCTCGCTATGGGGCGGCTTTTCGCCGAGCCTGCTGGGCTGGCTGGCGGGGCTGGGGGCGATCGCCGTATCGCTGCCGCTGGAGCGGCGGCTGCGCGGCTGGTGGGCACGGCGCGGCGAGCGGCGCCGCCAGGCCCAACTGGCGCGTGAGGCGGAGCGCCAGCGGGCCGAGCAGGAGCGCAGCGCCTACGAGGCCGGCGTGGCGGTGCTCGATCCGGCTCGGCCGCCGGCGGACGCCGATGACCTGGTGCGCTCGCTGTGTGCCGCCAAACAGCGGCTGCTCGACGTGCATCGCCCCGACCTGGCGATCCAGGCCGACCGCCTGTATAGCCGCTACCGCCACGTGATGGGCGTGCTCGGCGGGCGCTTCGAGCGCGGCGAGCTGGCCTTCGAGCGCTCCCGCGAGCTGGTCAGCGAGGTGTGCCTGGGGGCGGTGGACAACCTGACCTCGATGGCCTCCCAGGCCAGCGGCGTGGTGGGGGTGGATGAGGCCTTCGTGCGTCGCCGGCTGGCCAAGCAGGCCCAGCTCAGCGTCGAGGAGCGGGTGGCGCTCAAGCGGCGCCTGGAGCTGCTCGAGAGCACCGAGCGGCGCCTCAAGCAGCTGGCGGCGCGCAACGAATCGGCGCTGACCGTACTCGACGATACCGCGGTGGCCATGGCGCGTATCGAAACCCAGCGCCCCCAGGCCTCGCGCGGCACCGACCTGGCGCTAGAGGAGCTGCGCCGCTTCGTCGAACGTGCCGAGCGTTACGGGCGTAGCGGTGACTGA